The following proteins are encoded in a genomic region of Oncorhynchus masou masou isolate Uvic2021 chromosome 19, UVic_Omas_1.1, whole genome shotgun sequence:
- the LOC135505834 gene encoding G2/M phase-specific E3 ubiquitin-protein ligase-like: protein MMRSCVQSIWSSTAAMRNEEELVVGFWKDWLIDVEGIDAFIEPEEGGETIPRTLEGVLVFATGASKIPPFGFDDRPTIEFLH, encoded by the exons ATGATGAGGAGCTGCGTGCAATCTATATGG TCCAGCACCGCCGCAATGAGGAACGAAGAGGAGTTGGTGGTGGGCTTCTGGAAGGACTGGCTGATCGATGTCGAAG GGATAGATGCATTCATTGAgccagaggaggggggagaaactATCCCTCGAACTCTTGAAGGTGTACTGGTTTTTGCCACTGGGGCATCAAAGATCCCACCGTTTGGTTTTGATGACAGGCCAACCATTGAGTTCCTACACTAA
- the LOC135505546 gene encoding protein sel-1 homolog 1-like codes for MDYETAVIHYRLASEQQHSAQAMFNLGYMHEKGLGIKQDIHLAKRFYDMAAEVSPEAQVPIFLALCKLGLVYTLQYLHDLNMSELVSQVDLDQLLGPEWDLYLMTVITLLQGTVIAYRQRQHQAMPTQPPPPPARPAQEQAQPEAQPEAQAQPEAEEAQQ; via the exons ATGGACTACGAGACCGCTGTCATCCACTATAGGCTGGCCTCGGAGCAGCAGCACAGCGCTCAGGCCATGTTCAACTTGGGCTACATGCACGAGAAAGGCCTGGGCATCAAACAG GATATCCACCTGGCCAAGCGTTTCTACGACATGGCTGCTGAGGTTAGTCCCGAAGCTCAGGTGCCCATCTTCCTGGCTCTGTGTAAACTGGGCCTGGTCTACACCCTGCAATACCTGCACGACCTTAAC aTGAGTGAGTTGGTCAGTCAGGTGGACCTGGACCAGCTCCTGGGCCCTGAGTGGGACCTCTACCTAATGACGGTAATCACCCTGCTGCAAGGCACCGTCATCGCCTACCGCCAGAGACAACACCAGGCAATGCCCACgcagcctcctcctcccccagccaGGCCTGCTCAGGAGCAGGCCCAGCCGGAGGCCCAACCTGAGGCCCAGGCCCAGCCCGAGGCCGAAGAGGCGCAGCAGTGA